A window of the Cellvibrio sp. pealriver genome harbors these coding sequences:
- the galK gene encoding galactokinase, whose product MSMLENVTQCFTEHFDQLPDFVSKAPGRVNLIGEHTDYNDGFVLPAAIDFFTLVATSARQDNLIKVIALDYAGQSDEFALNSLYEAHPIQMWSNYVRAVVRTLVDRGYQLKGCNLVVSGNVPQGAGLSSSASLEVALAQALLTVAGIQIPATELALIGQAAENNYVGCACGIMDQLVSAGGQQGHALLIDCRSLETTPILMPSELSIVIINSGVKRGLVDSEYNLRREQCAEAAKFFKQSVLRDVTKEQFFAAADQLPELVRKRAQHVIEENERTLKAAEALATNNAALLSQLMAESHGSMRDLFEITTPEIDYLVAALDKELGSDGGVRMTGGGFGGCIVALVPQQKLSIVEPILADYQLKTGLIATPFICTPEQGASLVALES is encoded by the coding sequence ATGAGTATGTTGGAAAATGTTACCCAGTGTTTTACCGAGCATTTTGATCAATTGCCGGATTTTGTTTCCAAAGCGCCGGGGCGGGTTAATTTGATTGGCGAGCACACAGACTATAACGATGGTTTTGTATTGCCAGCAGCGATTGATTTTTTCACGCTGGTTGCCACCTCTGCGCGACAAGATAACTTAATTAAAGTGATCGCGCTGGATTACGCCGGGCAGAGCGATGAGTTTGCACTGAACTCTCTCTATGAAGCTCATCCCATCCAGATGTGGAGTAATTATGTCCGTGCCGTTGTGCGCACATTGGTAGATCGTGGTTATCAGCTCAAGGGCTGTAATTTGGTAGTGTCAGGTAATGTCCCTCAAGGCGCTGGTTTAAGTTCTTCGGCATCTTTGGAGGTTGCCTTAGCGCAGGCGCTTTTAACCGTTGCTGGCATTCAAATTCCGGCCACCGAATTGGCTTTAATTGGCCAGGCAGCGGAAAACAATTATGTCGGCTGTGCCTGCGGCATTATGGATCAACTGGTATCGGCTGGCGGTCAACAAGGTCATGCACTATTGATCGATTGTCGCAGCTTGGAGACTACACCAATCCTTATGCCGTCTGAGTTGTCGATTGTTATTATCAATTCGGGTGTAAAAAGAGGCTTGGTCGACAGCGAATATAATTTGCGTCGCGAGCAGTGTGCAGAAGCTGCGAAATTTTTTAAACAATCGGTTTTGCGCGATGTAACCAAAGAACAATTTTTTGCTGCTGCCGATCAATTACCAGAGCTGGTGCGCAAGCGCGCGCAACATGTGATTGAAGAGAATGAGCGAACCTTGAAAGCAGCTGAGGCATTGGCAACCAATAATGCCGCACTGTTAAGTCAGTTGATGGCGGAGAGCCATGGGTCCATGCGCGATTTGTTTGAGATCACCACCCCTGAAATTGATTATCTGGTGGCAGCGCTGGATAAAGAATTGGGCAGTGATGGCGGTGTGCGTATGACCGGCGGCGGTTTTGGCGGTTGCATCGTCGCTTTAGTGCCACAACAAAAACTGTCCATAGTTGAGCCCATTCTGGCTGATTACCAATTAAAAACGGGTTTGATCGCCACGCCTTTTATCTGTACACCAGAGCAGGGCGCTAGTTTAGTAGCCTTGGAAAGTTAA
- a CDS encoding 2-dehydro-3-deoxygalactonokinase, protein MIAIDWGGTNFRLQVVNAVGDIVYNITRPIGINQSSRAELEQCLIDATTQLPAQYASAPIVMSGAVGSNIGLYETPYIECPVNPYQLVEHLINIQVSDINAFIVPGIKTHVREGLPDVMRGEETQILGWMQQASRAELKEALLCLPGTHSKWVLVKRGEIVDFYTAFSGELFGSLCAQSLLVSGTQIHDETAFLQGVKVNTRDTFLLNLMFSARSRVLAGLHEKNVSAAYLSGVLIGAEVKAAMKLYGKKKNIHLIGADLLVNSYATAIQIYQGKSIKHQGALMAAKGARLLANRFLVNHSLERRA, encoded by the coding sequence ATGATTGCCATTGATTGGGGCGGTACCAATTTTCGGCTACAGGTAGTGAATGCTGTAGGCGATATTGTTTATAACATTACCCGGCCAATTGGCATTAACCAATCATCGCGCGCCGAGCTTGAGCAATGTTTAATTGATGCGACTACACAATTGCCTGCGCAGTATGCGAGTGCACCGATTGTGATGAGCGGTGCAGTGGGTTCGAATATTGGATTGTATGAAACGCCTTATATTGAATGTCCGGTGAATCCTTATCAATTGGTCGAGCATTTAATTAATATTCAAGTGAGCGACATTAATGCTTTTATCGTGCCAGGAATTAAAACTCATGTGCGCGAAGGTTTGCCTGACGTCATGCGCGGTGAAGAAACCCAAATTCTGGGTTGGATGCAGCAGGCAAGTAGAGCGGAATTAAAAGAGGCACTCCTGTGTTTGCCCGGAACCCACTCTAAATGGGTGCTAGTTAAACGAGGAGAGATTGTTGATTTTTACACCGCATTCTCCGGTGAGCTTTTTGGCAGTTTATGTGCACAGAGTTTGTTGGTGAGCGGCACACAAATTCATGATGAAACCGCGTTTCTTCAAGGCGTTAAGGTCAATACGAGAGATACTTTTTTATTGAATTTAATGTTCAGCGCCCGCTCCAGAGTGTTAGCAGGGCTACATGAAAAAAATGTGAGTGCTGCGTACCTATCGGGTGTATTGATAGGTGCCGAAGTAAAAGCAGCAATGAAACTGTACGGAAAGAAAAAAAATATACATCTGATTGGTGCAGATCTTTTAGTGAATAGTTACGCCACAGCGATACAAATTTACCAAGGGAAATCGATTAAACATCAAGGAGCATTGATGGCAGCAAAAGGGGCAAGGTTATTGGCTAATCGATTTTTAGTGAATCACTCGCTGGAGCGCCGCGCCTGA
- a CDS encoding family 43 glycosylhydrolase: protein MGDLPEKKLSKASLRAIERGYDQKNADWVFEFDVKPLGGDFAYQEGVIRRDPSAVISVDGVYHVWYTKGEGETIGFGSDNPEDKVFPWDKTEVWHATSSDGWDWKEQGPAIVAGTPGSYDDRAVFTPEVLAHEGRYYLVYQTVQAPYLNRTKECIALASAESPYGPWVKSPAPILTPADNGVWDGDEDNRFHCKIRGDFDSHKVHDPCLMFYQNKFYLYYKGEIMGERMNFGGREIKHGVAIADKIEGPYVKSEFNPITNSGHEVVVWHVNGGIASLLTTDGPEKNTCQWSPDGINFDIMAHIKGAPEALGLYRDPAADTQDPMAGLAWGLCHKYDSSWNWNYICRFKTRRQILDPGTFQNVAS, encoded by the coding sequence ATGGGTGATCTTCCAGAAAAAAAATTAAGCAAAGCCAGTCTTCGTGCAATTGAGCGCGGTTACGACCAAAAAAATGCAGACTGGGTATTTGAATTTGATGTGAAGCCTTTGGGCGGTGATTTTGCCTATCAAGAAGGCGTGATTCGCCGCGATCCTTCAGCGGTTATCAGTGTCGATGGTGTTTATCATGTTTGGTACACCAAAGGTGAAGGTGAAACTATTGGTTTTGGTAGCGATAATCCTGAGGACAAAGTGTTTCCCTGGGATAAAACTGAAGTGTGGCATGCAACCTCCAGTGATGGTTGGGATTGGAAAGAGCAGGGGCCTGCAATCGTAGCCGGTACACCTGGTTCCTATGATGATCGCGCGGTATTTACGCCTGAGGTTCTTGCCCATGAAGGTCGCTATTATTTGGTTTATCAAACTGTCCAAGCGCCTTATTTAAATCGCACCAAAGAATGCATTGCACTCGCCAGTGCAGAATCGCCTTATGGCCCTTGGGTTAAAAGTCCAGCTCCCATTTTAACGCCAGCCGATAATGGTGTCTGGGATGGTGATGAAGACAACCGCTTTCATTGCAAAATTCGCGGCGATTTTGATAGCCATAAAGTGCATGACCCATGTTTGATGTTTTATCAAAATAAATTTTATCTTTATTACAAAGGTGAAATTATGGGGGAGCGTATGAACTTTGGTGGACGTGAAATAAAACACGGGGTTGCCATTGCCGATAAAATTGAAGGGCCTTATGTGAAATCGGAATTTAATCCGATCACCAACAGTGGGCATGAGGTTGTTGTGTGGCATGTGAATGGTGGAATTGCCAGTTTGTTGACTACCGATGGGCCAGAAAAAAATACCTGCCAATGGTCACCGGATGGTATTAATTTTGACATCATGGCGCATATTAAAGGTGCACCAGAGGCGTTGGGTTTATATCGCGACCCCGCTGCGGACACTCAAGACCCTATGGCTGGATTGGCGTGGGGGCTGTGCCACAAGTATGATTCTTCGTGGAACTGGAATTATATTTGCCGTTTTAAAACCCGTCGGCAGATATTGGATCCTGGCACCTTTCAGAATGTAGCATCCTGA
- the galE gene encoding UDP-glucose 4-epimerase GalE: MKSYLRKVLVTGGAGYIGSHVCIELINNGYFPVVVDNLSNGKLESLARVEKITGVKPDFFQLDINDKAALHQVFSDYAIGCVMHFAGLKAVGESTQIPIKYYRNNVAGTLSLLEVMEEHSVFNFVFSSSATVYGDPVSVPIDESFPLSATNPYGRSKLIVEDILRDMAKAPDNQWNFSILRYFNPAGAHESGLLGEDPRGTPNNLIPYIAQVAVGKREALTVYGNDYATPDGTGVRDYIHVVDLARGHVAALNGLTQQSRGCSTYNLGTGAGYSVLEMLKAFELACGKSIPYVISARRPGDIASCYADVSLAKERLGWAAEYNVERMMADTWRWQSRNPNGFAE; the protein is encoded by the coding sequence ATGAAATCGTATCTTAGGAAGGTTTTGGTAACCGGAGGTGCAGGTTACATAGGTAGTCATGTTTGCATCGAATTAATCAACAATGGTTACTTTCCGGTAGTGGTAGATAATCTATCAAATGGAAAATTAGAGTCGCTGGCCAGAGTTGAAAAAATTACCGGTGTTAAACCGGATTTTTTTCAGTTGGATATCAATGATAAAGCCGCGTTACATCAAGTTTTTTCTGATTATGCGATAGGTTGTGTAATGCATTTTGCGGGCTTGAAAGCGGTGGGAGAGTCTACCCAAATACCTATCAAGTATTACCGGAATAATGTGGCGGGTACTTTGTCTTTGCTAGAGGTCATGGAAGAGCATTCCGTTTTTAATTTTGTCTTTAGTTCTTCGGCGACTGTTTATGGTGATCCGGTGTCGGTACCCATTGATGAATCATTTCCTCTTTCAGCCACTAACCCTTATGGTCGCAGCAAGCTTATCGTAGAAGATATTCTGCGCGATATGGCCAAGGCACCTGACAATCAGTGGAACTTTTCAATTCTGCGTTATTTTAATCCTGCGGGCGCTCATGAGTCAGGTTTACTCGGTGAGGATCCCAGGGGGACACCTAATAACTTGATTCCCTATATCGCCCAGGTCGCAGTGGGCAAGCGGGAGGCGCTTACCGTTTATGGCAATGATTATGCGACCCCTGATGGCACTGGCGTGCGCGATTACATACATGTCGTGGATTTGGCCCGAGGTCATGTGGCAGCACTCAATGGTTTGACGCAGCAGTCGCGAGGTTGTTCAACCTATAATCTGGGTACTGGCGCTGGCTATTCCGTATTGGAGATGTTGAAAGCATTTGAGCTGGCGTGCGGCAAATCTATACCCTATGTGATCAGCGCGCGCCGCCCCGGTGATATCGCCAGTTGTTATGCCGACGTCTCTCTGGCTAAGGAGCGTTTAGGTTGGGCAGCTGAATACAATGTTGAACGCATGATGGCGGATACTTGGCGCTGGCAATCGCGCAACCCGAATGGTTTTGCTGAATAA
- a CDS encoding TonB-dependent receptor gives MSNITHRLKITALSAAICAVNSGAIYAQPVNSASTEEQEVEEVTVTGIRGALQRSIDDKRNAKNITDTVNAEDMGKTTDQNIADSLGRVTGVTVVSRDGEGASVTVRGATAAQNTITLNGQQLTSTDFSQSVDLSSFSADILSKLEVVKTPSADHDEGSLGANINLETVRPLDQREDSRSITVQGRYNGFSDEADHKLQFSATQKFLDDTLGVALSAYDETNTYRKDQYRVENFIASPEIAAATDQNGEIVSGIKAIYHQNTGYELHQNTSDRQGMTLGVQWAPSEDTELMLDTTYSKQDQTRSLDALKTRYPGNANFVEGKKPLGDLRPAASFTDPQADWYGVDTRTNTMTKMVNRFGAGDMTRAEGGDEQENASASLKLKQTLTDRFRMEAQVGYSESTSESLPNAYAALQNYKNIPASKLFDAGADVEPVGYDCTSGRCVQVFGTSFVDFGDQLLDETVDGVLIPGYEDNIVKTGFNPLDTDTFHLAYLSETDVTVEDTLQNAQVDFDFDLDVLGLTTVEFGAKVTQREKMVDNQRYQFNSVTKTDVVTDKNGNPVAVPGGALLDVTASLVARDGLDYNDFMSSLGYGRDNATKGWLPIDARAAVGLVLDDENTVRTPNDTESRTTDIDTQAFYLKTNFSFLDERLTGDIGVRYVKTEVESKGYAGADFWQFSESLEREFDLLKLKELRDTSLPECRPYSTADAANRPGYESKFERVDGLGWDTSSGSDPAGWTPIPDQGPCHDPDYAAWVAYQQDPTLPDPGVTINWLTMWRYADISTTRENGWGTAVSYDGTTPIASNNANQFDFETLTNKELQSFEAQGSHTYSNVLPSLNLNYAFREDLVGRFAISKTMTRPEIDQLRPGFQVVENGYWAAGDTGSKVSMYNTKLDPLESKNIDISLEWYFTDSGMLSVAVFNKDMTNFTDVESAKTYISDLRNVDGPVDASTLIKLPTDDAANDYGLQGCMPLRATADYGWWATDPNRFSNDLRDLCAEYSVNKIINGKGATITGVELGYSQSYDFLPGYFLSGLGMSANYTYQDSEYEPDKSTIDPSKDLPAFPVADTPEHSYNLTAYWEQDGHQVRLSYRGSSDSLVGTDYNTGLQGRTWNQGSIWNEGRDTLDFSATYAFSENMDFTFQATNLTDAVYRTYFTSRELQVQRVYSADNASGYEFVAYEEGNPLDGEATKSRTYTEYKVGATLRLGVRVNF, from the coding sequence ATGTCAAACATCACTCACCGCCTAAAAATTACGGCGTTGTCAGCAGCAATATGTGCAGTTAATAGCGGTGCTATTTATGCACAACCAGTTAACAGTGCGTCTACGGAAGAACAGGAAGTGGAAGAGGTTACCGTAACTGGTATCCGTGGTGCACTTCAGCGCTCGATAGATGATAAGCGCAATGCAAAAAACATTACCGATACGGTTAATGCTGAGGATATGGGTAAAACCACGGACCAGAATATTGCAGACTCTTTGGGGCGTGTGACAGGGGTGACGGTCGTAAGCCGGGATGGTGAGGGGGCCAGTGTAACAGTTCGCGGTGCAACTGCTGCGCAGAATACTATCACCTTGAATGGTCAACAGCTTACCAGTACGGACTTTAGTCAATCCGTTGATCTAAGTTCATTTTCAGCAGATATTCTTTCTAAGCTGGAAGTTGTCAAAACGCCAAGTGCTGATCACGATGAAGGTTCATTGGGAGCAAACATTAATTTAGAAACTGTTCGCCCGCTGGACCAGCGTGAAGATTCTCGCTCGATTACTGTGCAGGGTCGCTATAACGGTTTTTCTGACGAGGCCGATCATAAGTTGCAATTTTCTGCAACACAAAAGTTTTTGGATGACACCTTGGGCGTCGCCTTGAGCGCATATGATGAAACGAACACCTACCGTAAAGACCAATACCGAGTAGAAAACTTTATTGCTTCTCCTGAGATCGCTGCAGCGACTGACCAAAACGGTGAAATAGTTTCAGGTATTAAGGCTATCTACCATCAAAATACCGGTTATGAGTTACATCAAAACACGTCTGATCGACAAGGTATGACTCTTGGTGTGCAGTGGGCACCTTCCGAAGATACCGAATTGATGTTGGATACGACTTATAGCAAGCAAGACCAAACCCGTAGTTTGGATGCACTGAAAACACGCTACCCAGGCAACGCCAATTTTGTTGAAGGCAAAAAGCCATTGGGTGATTTGCGCCCTGCAGCATCATTTACTGATCCACAAGCAGATTGGTATGGCGTGGATACTCGCACTAATACCATGACAAAAATGGTCAATCGATTTGGTGCTGGTGACATGACTCGCGCTGAGGGTGGGGACGAACAAGAAAACGCCAGTGCAAGTTTGAAGTTAAAACAAACGTTGACTGATCGTTTCCGTATGGAAGCGCAAGTTGGCTATTCGGAAAGTACTTCAGAAAGCTTACCTAATGCATATGCGGCCTTGCAAAACTACAAGAATATTCCTGCTAGTAAGTTATTTGATGCGGGCGCTGATGTAGAGCCGGTGGGCTATGACTGTACGAGCGGACGTTGTGTTCAAGTGTTTGGTACATCATTCGTCGATTTTGGTGATCAGTTATTAGACGAGACGGTTGATGGCGTATTGATTCCTGGATATGAAGATAACATTGTCAAAACGGGTTTTAATCCATTGGATACAGACACATTCCATTTGGCATATCTCTCTGAAACCGATGTGACTGTTGAGGATACATTACAGAATGCACAGGTTGACTTTGACTTTGACTTAGATGTACTTGGCCTGACTACGGTCGAGTTTGGTGCAAAAGTTACCCAGCGTGAAAAAATGGTAGATAACCAACGCTATCAATTTAACTCCGTAACCAAAACAGATGTTGTTACCGATAAAAATGGTAATCCAGTTGCCGTTCCGGGTGGTGCTCTACTTGATGTGACTGCATCTTTAGTTGCACGTGATGGTTTGGACTATAACGATTTTATGAGTTCATTGGGTTACGGTCGTGACAATGCCACTAAAGGCTGGCTGCCTATTGATGCGCGCGCAGCTGTAGGTTTGGTATTGGATGATGAAAACACTGTTCGCACACCTAATGATACTGAATCGCGCACCACAGATATTGACACTCAAGCGTTTTATTTAAAAACCAACTTCTCATTTCTGGATGAGCGCCTCACAGGTGATATAGGCGTTCGATATGTAAAAACAGAAGTGGAATCCAAAGGTTATGCGGGTGCAGATTTTTGGCAGTTCAGTGAATCACTTGAGCGTGAGTTTGATTTATTGAAATTAAAAGAATTGCGCGATACCTCTTTGCCCGAGTGTCGCCCTTATAGTACTGCTGACGCTGCTAATCGTCCTGGTTACGAAAGCAAATTTGAGCGTGTTGATGGACTTGGTTGGGACACCTCCAGTGGTAGTGATCCTGCTGGTTGGACACCTATTCCTGATCAAGGGCCATGTCACGACCCTGACTATGCTGCGTGGGTTGCCTATCAGCAAGATCCAACTTTGCCTGATCCTGGGGTAACTATTAACTGGTTGACCATGTGGCGGTATGCCGATATATCAACAACTCGTGAAAACGGTTGGGGCACTGCTGTTTCTTATGATGGCACAACGCCTATTGCATCAAATAATGCGAATCAGTTTGATTTTGAAACCTTAACTAATAAAGAGCTTCAATCATTTGAAGCGCAAGGCTCTCACACGTATAGCAACGTATTGCCGAGTTTAAATCTTAATTACGCATTCCGAGAAGATTTGGTTGGCCGATTTGCCATTTCAAAGACTATGACGCGTCCGGAAATTGATCAACTGCGTCCTGGCTTTCAGGTGGTTGAAAATGGCTATTGGGCAGCGGGTGATACTGGTAGCAAAGTGAGTATGTACAACACTAAATTGGATCCATTGGAATCCAAAAACATTGATATTTCACTTGAGTGGTATTTCACTGATTCGGGCATGTTGAGTGTCGCAGTATTTAATAAAGACATGACCAATTTTACCGATGTAGAAAGTGCAAAAACCTATATCTCTGACTTGCGCAATGTTGATGGGCCTGTCGATGCGTCGACATTGATTAAGTTGCCAACAGATGATGCTGCTAATGATTATGGCTTACAGGGTTGTATGCCATTGCGCGCAACAGCGGATTATGGATGGTGGGCAACAGACCCCAATCGTTTTAGTAATGATTTGCGCGATCTATGTGCCGAATACAGTGTAAATAAAATTATTAATGGTAAAGGTGCAACTATCACTGGCGTGGAATTGGGCTATAGCCAATCCTACGATTTCCTCCCCGGCTATTTCTTGAGTGGTTTGGGTATGTCGGCTAACTACACCTACCAAGACAGTGAATATGAGCCTGACAAATCCACTATTGATCCAAGCAAAGATTTACCCGCATTCCCTGTTGCTGATACTCCAGAGCATAGTTACAACTTGACAGCCTATTGGGAGCAAGATGGTCATCAAGTGCGCTTGAGTTATCGTGGATCCAGTGATTCTTTGGTGGGAACAGATTACAACACGGGTTTACAAGGGCGTACTTGGAATCAGGGTTCAATCTGGAATGAGGGGCGCGATACTTTGGACTTTTCTGCTACCTATGCATTTAGCGAAAACATGGATTTTACCTTTCAGGCAACCAATCTGACTGATGCCGTATATCGCACGTATTTTACGAGCCGTGAATTGCAAGTGCAGCGGGTTTACAGTGCAGATAATGCGTCGGGTTATGAGTTTGTTGCCTACGAAGAAGGCAATCCATTAGATGGTGAGGCGACGAAATCCCGCACTTACACTGAATATAAGGTAGGGGCTACCCTCCGTTTGGGTGTGCGCGTGAACTTCTAA
- a CDS encoding alpha/beta hydrolase family protein, translated as MAVIRIEQSNPEYLAEHFQLLTVQSSHLNRRCDISVFNAHPDSKDLPIVILLHGVYGNHWVWSGLGGVHKAYIDEYAKGGLSQMILVMPSDGGFYGGSAYLPLANGENYEKWIVEDVIAAVIKCNPSASIASNVYIAGLSMGGYGALRLGAKYSNIFKGISAHSSITDIREMAQFVAEDLSLYNTHLTYESDIVHWLQVNKNHLPPIRFDCGTEDTLYSGNQRFNQRLKQLGITAELESLSGEHSWDYWNRNIRKTFDFFSQIQELNYQ; from the coding sequence ATGGCTGTTATTAGAATTGAACAATCCAACCCGGAATATCTTGCCGAACACTTTCAATTACTCACCGTTCAGAGCTCACACCTAAACCGACGCTGCGATATCAGCGTCTTTAACGCTCATCCCGACAGCAAAGATTTACCAATTGTAATTTTGTTGCACGGTGTTTACGGCAATCACTGGGTATGGTCGGGCTTGGGCGGCGTACACAAGGCCTATATCGATGAATACGCCAAAGGTGGCCTCAGCCAAATGATATTGGTTATGCCTTCCGACGGCGGCTTTTATGGCGGCTCAGCTTATTTGCCGCTGGCAAACGGTGAGAATTATGAAAAATGGATAGTGGAAGACGTGATTGCTGCGGTTATAAAGTGCAATCCGTCCGCCTCAATCGCCTCCAACGTTTATATTGCTGGCCTATCTATGGGCGGTTATGGCGCACTGCGTCTGGGGGCTAAATACTCCAACATTTTTAAAGGCATATCAGCGCACTCTTCAATAACAGACATTCGAGAAATGGCACAATTTGTCGCTGAAGATCTATCGCTTTATAACACTCATTTAACTTATGAAAGCGATATAGTGCATTGGTTACAGGTTAATAAAAACCACCTTCCACCAATTCGATTCGATTGCGGAACTGAAGACACGCTTTATTCAGGCAATCAGAGGTTCAACCAGAGGTTAAAACAACTTGGCATTACTGCTGAACTGGAATCATTATCCGGTGAACACAGTTGGGATTATTGGAATCGTAATATTCGTAAAACATTCGATTTTTTTAGTCAAATTCAAGAATTAAATTATCAGTAA
- a CDS encoding Zn-dependent alcohol dehydrogenase translates to MIHSKAILSDGKGNFHLTTIAIGTPAQDEVLIKLKASGICHTDWDSINTWNKPFIVGHEGAGIVMAVGSAVTKVKVGDKVILNWAIPCGHCFQCREGNTHICEINSPVCGQGLCGHAHPDAANHQGAPIERSFHLGTMSEHSIVKESAVVKIHCDIPYATASIIGCGVMTGWGSVVNAANVKLGSSVSVIGCGGVGLNVIQAAKLSGANKIIAIDINSERLDQAKKFGATHGVIATRDDKDFNEVAAQVRAINGGRGTDYAFECTAVPALGSAPLKLIRSAGTAVQVSGIEQRIDFDCELFEWDKIYINPLYGMCNPDRDFPRILDLYSAGQLKLDELVTKTYRIEDVAQGFDDLINGRIAKGVVVFDDEE, encoded by the coding sequence ATGATTCATTCAAAAGCCATATTGTCTGATGGCAAAGGAAATTTCCATTTAACCACAATTGCCATTGGCACTCCGGCACAGGATGAGGTGCTGATTAAATTAAAAGCATCAGGCATTTGCCACACCGACTGGGACTCCATCAATACCTGGAACAAACCCTTTATTGTTGGCCATGAAGGTGCTGGCATTGTTATGGCCGTTGGTTCAGCAGTAACTAAAGTAAAAGTTGGCGATAAAGTTATCTTAAACTGGGCCATTCCCTGCGGTCACTGCTTTCAATGTCGCGAAGGCAATACTCATATCTGCGAGATAAACTCACCGGTTTGCGGGCAAGGTCTTTGCGGGCACGCGCACCCAGACGCTGCAAACCATCAGGGCGCGCCAATTGAACGTTCATTTCACCTAGGTACTATGTCTGAACACAGCATTGTTAAAGAATCGGCGGTGGTCAAAATTCACTGCGATATCCCCTACGCTACTGCATCAATTATTGGTTGCGGTGTTATGACGGGCTGGGGCTCTGTCGTCAATGCCGCCAACGTCAAGCTGGGCTCATCCGTCAGTGTAATTGGTTGTGGTGGTGTCGGCTTAAATGTTATTCAAGCGGCAAAATTGTCAGGCGCCAATAAAATTATCGCCATTGATATCAATAGCGAGCGCTTGGACCAAGCTAAAAAATTTGGGGCGACCCACGGTGTCATAGCGACACGAGATGATAAGGATTTTAACGAAGTAGCCGCGCAAGTACGTGCGATTAACGGCGGCCGCGGAACAGATTATGCCTTTGAATGCACCGCGGTTCCTGCACTTGGCTCAGCACCACTCAAACTCATTCGCAGTGCCGGAACGGCAGTGCAAGTCAGTGGCATTGAGCAACGTATTGATTTTGATTGCGAATTATTTGAGTGGGACAAAATTTATATTAATCCACTTTACGGCATGTGCAATCCCGACCGGGACTTTCCTCGCATTTTGGATTTGTATAGCGCGGGCCAATTAAAATTGGATGAATTGGTCACTAAAACCTATCGCATAGAAGATGTAGCGCAGGGTTTTGATGATTTAATTAATGGCCGTATCGCCAAAGGTGTTGTTGTCTTTGATGACGAGGAATAA
- a CDS encoding AraC family transcriptional regulator produces MGKNNVYCEPFCIQHGYDFEIHHVVYSEDSPYSCFMHFHEVHELIVFDSIEGTFFYSQGKSALCDQDLVFTPALETHDFELSSRNKSWYIIQFLPAILLAPGLEQAEDFFKYGMHLRLKPEDASAIQTLSKWLLDSYSESPSSNRSQALLRTLLTWVAARATPLKPPHYDTLLKSSGYAKLEPVINLFRHNKSVELSLEQAAELCCVSPAYFSRLFKSVFRCNYSDYNVKHRLYSAARMLSQSQFSITEISYELNFSSPSHFISQFKKLFGVTPKKFKTTMLQRVAEL; encoded by the coding sequence ATGGGCAAAAACAACGTATATTGTGAGCCATTTTGCATACAGCATGGTTATGATTTTGAAATTCATCATGTGGTGTATTCGGAGGACTCTCCGTATTCCTGTTTTATGCATTTTCATGAAGTTCACGAACTTATCGTCTTTGATTCTATAGAGGGAACTTTTTTTTACAGTCAAGGCAAATCAGCTTTGTGCGATCAGGATCTTGTCTTCACTCCCGCATTAGAAACCCATGATTTTGAGCTGTCATCGCGTAACAAATCCTGGTATATCATCCAGTTTTTACCTGCCATTTTACTGGCCCCTGGGCTAGAGCAGGCAGAGGATTTCTTTAAATATGGAATGCACTTACGCCTGAAACCTGAGGATGCAAGTGCTATTCAAACTCTGTCAAAATGGCTGCTGGACTCTTATAGTGAATCGCCCTCTAGCAATCGCAGCCAGGCATTATTGCGCACGTTATTGACCTGGGTGGCAGCGCGCGCAACTCCATTAAAACCACCTCACTATGACACGCTATTAAAATCCTCTGGCTATGCAAAACTGGAACCGGTAATTAATTTATTTCGCCACAATAAAAGTGTTGAGCTTTCCTTGGAGCAGGCGGCGGAGTTGTGTTGTGTCTCGCCCGCATATTTTTCACGCTTATTTAAATCCGTATTTCGCTGTAATTACTCTGATTACAATGTTAAACATCGGCTTTACAGCGCTGCGCGAATGTTAAGCCAAAGCCAGTTTTCAATTACTGAGATCAGTTATGAGCTCAACTTTTCAAGCCCCTCGCACTTTATTTCGCAATTTAAAAAGCTATTTGGTGTGACGCCAAAAAAATTCAAAACCACCATGCTGCAGCGGGTTGCAGAACTCTAG